The proteins below come from a single Eucalyptus grandis isolate ANBG69807.140 chromosome 3, ASM1654582v1, whole genome shotgun sequence genomic window:
- the LOC104437779 gene encoding uncharacterized protein LOC104437779 — MDSRRPGVMKVRLDGSALGRKMESSSSRDSVAPKHRPASAVVKTEVKSKAMPSSSKTVARTTTTTTTATKVREKKVFNLPGQKHDPPEEREPLRIFYESLSKQIPTSEMAEFWMMEHGLLSPERAKRAYEKKQKKQKQMRTGTPVKSSYTPSKPESSQKQQASKNGDLRANKRIIQDSNDNLSHKRRKV; from the exons ATGGACAGCAGGAGACCGGGAGTGATGAAGGTGAGGCTCGACGGCTCGGCTCTCGGCAGGAAGATGGAGAGCTCGTCGAGCCGCGATTCCGTCGCCCCGAAGCACAGACCCGCGTCGGCCGTGGTGAAAACCGAG GTGAAGTCGAAGGCGATGCCGAGCTCGTCGAAGACCGTGGCGagaacgacgacgacgacgacgacggctaCTAAAGTGAGGGAGAAGAAAGTGTTCAATTTGCCTGGCCAGAAACACGATCCTCCTGAAGAG AGAGAGCCCTTGAGGATATTTTACGAGTCGTTATCCAAGCAAATCCCAACTAGCGAAATGGCAGAGTTCTG GATGATGGAACATGGCTTGTTGTCCCCTGAAAGAGCAAAAAGAGCATATGAGAAGAaacagaagaagcaaaagcaaatGCGCACAGGAACCCCTGTTAAGTCATCATATACACCTAGCAAACCCGAGAGTTCACAGAAACAGCAAGCCTCAAAAAATGGCGACTTAAGGGCCAACAAAAGAATCATCCAGGACAGCAATGACAATCTAAGTCATAAGAGAAGGAAAGTGTAG